A genomic stretch from Primulina tabacum isolate GXHZ01 unplaced genomic scaffold, ASM2559414v2 Contig403, whole genome shotgun sequence includes:
- the LOC142534172 gene encoding phosphatidyl-N-methylethanolamine N-methyltransferase-like produces MGIWACVGVLSPFPFYFFLWRNPQIWVDLCGRQRDPCRIMALVSHFLKLVQLESLFSVSAFSWPPPLYFWSLFIVGQFLNFRVYQLLGESGTYYGVRFGRSIPWVTEFPFGVINDPQYIGSLVSLVACLAWVPFSYILLWIIGYVFMIVVESVEDPETRAKPIMS; encoded by the exons ATGGGCATATGGGCATGTGTAGGTGTGTTGTCTCCATTCCCATTTTACTTCTTTCTATGGAGGAATCCGCAGATATGGGTGGATCTCTGCGGAAGACAGCGTGATCCATGTAGAATCATGGCACTGGTGTCGCACTTTCTTAAGTTGGTCCAGCTCGAATCGCTTTTTTCAGTGTCCGCTTTTTCTTGGCCGCCGCCTTTGTACTTTTGGTCCCTTTTCATCGTTGGCCAGTTTCTCAACTTCAG GGTTTATCAGCTGCTGGGAGAATCTGGGACGTATTATGGTGTACGTTTTGGGAGGAGCATTCCATGGGTTACTGAGTTCCCATTCGGAGTGATCAATGATCCTCAGTACATTGGGAGCCTAGTAAGTCTTGTTGCTTGCCTCGCTTGGGTTCCATTCTCGTACATTCTCCTATGGATTATAGGATATGTGTTTATGATCGTTGTGGAATCAGTGGAGGATCCAGAAACGCGCGCAAAGCCAATCATGAGTTAG